From one Shewanella sp. GD04112 genomic stretch:
- the ptsP gene encoding phosphoenolpyruvate--protein phosphotransferase: MLNTLRDITQAVASAHSLETALEVLVSSTKAAMETQCCSVYILDQQELVLSATDGLEKSAVGRVRMPLTQGLVGLAAEREEAVNLADARLHPRFKLFPEVAEEEYRAFLAVPIIYQKAVVGVIVVQQASARQFSEGEEAFLMTLAAQLAMAIRGLKQKAQVSSLHQQILFQGTSASSGIAIAHALVLGGEISLEQPDVRCEDIALESSRLVAAMVRCKEAIGALSQRFDREQDEEVASIFNALQLLLDDASLGGEYAREVQQGWEAESAVSRVSLRYIQQFLAMEDPYLKERASDIRDLGQKVLRQLIEPERLELEPDKPVILVTREADATMLAEFPRQKLAGIVTELGGVNSHAAILARALGVPAITGVEQLLSADIDQKLLVVNASRGQLMVSPSPAIVSEYRSLISAQKALQRQYAQELALPSVMLDGTRIRLYLNAGLLSGVASEIAEGADGIGLYRTEIPFMLQQRFPSESEQVKVYQQVLSAASGRPVVMRTLDVGGDKPLPYFPIKEDNPFLGWRGIRLSLDHPELFLVQLRAMLQAGGEGKQLSILLPMVSNLDEIEQSLVYLEQAYVELKNDVNSQIEMPRIGIMLEVPALLYQLDEVAKRVDFVSVGSNDLTQYLLAVDRNNPRVSSLFDSYHPGILRALHQARLDCDYHQLDISICGELAGEPMGAILLVAMGYQHLSMNQGSLARINYLLRRVSRADLTQLLSQALSLSNGFQVRELVKEYLTQQGLATILN, encoded by the coding sequence GTGTTAAATACGCTCAGGGATATTACTCAAGCTGTGGCGTCCGCCCACAGCTTAGAAACCGCATTAGAAGTCCTAGTTTCATCGACCAAAGCGGCGATGGAAACCCAATGTTGCTCGGTCTACATCCTAGATCAGCAAGAACTCGTATTATCTGCCACCGATGGCCTCGAAAAGAGTGCCGTTGGGCGCGTGCGCATGCCGTTAACCCAAGGCTTGGTTGGCTTGGCCGCAGAACGCGAAGAAGCGGTAAACCTTGCCGATGCCCGTCTGCATCCACGCTTTAAACTCTTCCCCGAAGTCGCTGAAGAAGAATACCGTGCCTTTTTAGCCGTCCCCATTATTTATCAAAAAGCCGTCGTCGGCGTAATTGTGGTGCAGCAGGCCAGCGCGCGGCAATTTAGCGAAGGGGAAGAAGCCTTCTTAATGACCTTGGCCGCGCAGCTCGCGATGGCGATCCGGGGATTAAAGCAAAAGGCACAGGTCAGTTCGCTGCATCAACAAATTTTATTTCAAGGAACCTCTGCATCCAGCGGTATCGCCATTGCCCACGCCTTGGTACTTGGTGGTGAAATATCCCTCGAGCAGCCCGATGTGCGCTGTGAGGATATTGCCCTCGAATCCAGCCGATTAGTGGCGGCGATGGTGCGTTGTAAAGAGGCAATCGGCGCCTTATCTCAACGTTTCGACCGTGAGCAGGATGAGGAAGTCGCCTCGATATTCAATGCCTTGCAGCTGCTGCTCGATGATGCCAGCCTAGGTGGTGAATATGCCCGAGAAGTGCAGCAGGGCTGGGAAGCCGAATCTGCGGTTAGCCGGGTTTCGCTGCGTTATATTCAACAGTTTTTAGCGATGGAAGATCCTTACCTCAAGGAGCGGGCGAGTGATATTCGGGATCTGGGGCAAAAGGTATTAAGGCAGTTAATCGAACCCGAGCGTTTAGAGCTTGAACCCGATAAGCCGGTGATTCTAGTGACCCGGGAAGCGGATGCCACAATGTTGGCGGAATTCCCTCGACAAAAATTGGCCGGTATTGTCACTGAATTGGGGGGCGTTAACTCCCATGCTGCGATTTTAGCGCGCGCTCTGGGCGTGCCTGCGATTACTGGCGTCGAGCAATTGTTGTCGGCCGATATTGACCAGAAGCTGTTAGTGGTCAATGCCAGCCGCGGGCAATTAATGGTGTCGCCATCGCCTGCGATTGTTAGCGAATACCGCAGTTTGATTTCGGCTCAAAAGGCGTTGCAACGCCAATACGCGCAGGAGTTAGCCCTGCCGTCGGTGATGCTCGATGGCACTCGCATTCGGTTATACCTTAACGCTGGGTTACTCAGTGGTGTCGCCTCTGAAATTGCCGAAGGTGCCGATGGTATCGGGCTGTATCGCACCGAAATTCCCTTTATGTTGCAACAGCGTTTTCCGAGTGAGTCTGAGCAGGTAAAAGTCTATCAGCAGGTGTTATCGGCGGCATCGGGTCGTCCTGTGGTGATGCGTACCTTAGATGTGGGGGGCGATAAACCGCTGCCTTATTTCCCGATTAAAGAAGATAACCCCTTCTTAGGCTGGCGTGGTATCCGCCTATCATTGGATCACCCAGAGCTATTCCTCGTGCAGTTAAGGGCGATGTTGCAAGCGGGTGGAGAGGGCAAACAGCTTAGTATTTTACTACCTATGGTCAGTAATTTAGATGAAATTGAACAATCCTTGGTCTATCTAGAGCAGGCCTATGTTGAACTCAAAAACGATGTGAACAGCCAGATTGAAATGCCGCGCATTGGCATTATGCTCGAAGTCCCAGCGCTGTTATATCAGTTAGATGAAGTGGCAAAACGCGTCGATTTTGTGTCGGTCGGCAGTAACGATTTGACCCAATATTTACTCGCGGTGGACCGTAACAACCCACGGGTTAGCTCACTGTTTGATAGTTATCATCCAGGCATTCTTCGGGCGCTGCATCAGGCTCGGCTCGATTGCGACTACCATCAACTCGATATCAGTATCTGTGGCGAGCTGGCGGGGGAACCCATGGGGGCGATTCTGCTGGTCGCGATGGGATACCAGCATTTGAGTATGAACCAAGGCAGTTTAGCGCGAATAAATTACCTGCTGCGCCGAGTTTCCCGTGCCGATTTGACGCAACTCTTGTCGCAGGCCTTGAGCCTATCAAACGGTTTTCAAGTGCGTGAGTTGGTTAAAGAATATTTAACACAGCAGGGATTAGCCACAATTCTTAATTAA
- the rppH gene encoding RNA pyrophosphohydrolase, whose amino-acid sequence MIDSDGFRANVGIIICNRYGQVMWARRFGQHSWQFPQGGVDDGESAEEAMYRELYEEVGLRPEHVTILTSTRSWLRYRLPKRLVRQDSKPVCIGQKQKWFLLQLKSQDSAINLSSSGHPEFDDWRWVSYWYPVRQVVSFKRDVYRKVMKEFAVTALSFQTQEIPRKRVRQRTTG is encoded by the coding sequence GTGATTGATAGCGACGGCTTTCGCGCAAATGTGGGCATAATAATTTGTAATAGATACGGCCAAGTGATGTGGGCCAGACGATTCGGACAACATTCATGGCAATTTCCTCAGGGCGGTGTCGATGATGGTGAATCGGCCGAAGAGGCGATGTACCGTGAATTGTATGAGGAAGTAGGCTTAAGACCCGAGCATGTCACTATATTAACCTCGACCCGTTCTTGGTTAAGATACCGCTTGCCCAAGCGTTTAGTGAGACAGGACAGCAAGCCTGTGTGCATCGGCCAAAAACAAAAATGGTTTCTGTTACAACTCAAAAGCCAAGATAGTGCGATTAATTTAAGTTCTTCAGGCCACCCTGAGTTTGACGATTGGCGTTGGGTAAGTTATTGGTATCCCGTGCGGCAGGTTGTCTCATTTAAGCGTGATGTTTATCGTAAGGTAATGAAAGAGTTTGCGGTAACGGCATTGTCATTCCAAACCCAGGAAATTCCGAGGAAGCGGGTAAGACAAAGAACAACGGGCTGA
- the mutH gene encoding DNA mismatch repair endonuclease MutH has product MKPIIPPQNLSELLERANMMAGISLAQIAAHRGIAVPKDLKRDKGWVGQLIEMELGATAGSKPEQDFLHLGVELKTIPIDSKGKPLETTYVCVAPLTNIEGLTWQDSLVCHKLQRVLWVPVEGERHIPVGDRRVGTPILWEPDLQEQRLLQQDWEEIMELIALGKVEKLTARHGEVLQLRPKAANSKALTQSIAEDGSLKMTNPRGFYLKTAFTAMLLNKVFG; this is encoded by the coding sequence ATGAAACCGATAATCCCCCCTCAAAATCTGAGCGAACTGCTCGAACGTGCCAATATGATGGCCGGCATCTCTTTGGCGCAAATTGCTGCTCACCGCGGGATTGCGGTCCCTAAGGATCTGAAGCGAGATAAGGGCTGGGTCGGACAACTCATTGAAATGGAGTTAGGTGCGACGGCCGGCTCAAAACCCGAGCAGGATTTTCTCCACCTCGGTGTTGAGCTAAAAACCATTCCCATCGATAGCAAAGGCAAACCACTGGAAACCACCTATGTGTGTGTGGCGCCGCTAACCAATATCGAAGGCTTAACCTGGCAGGACAGCTTAGTGTGTCACAAGTTGCAGCGTGTACTCTGGGTACCCGTTGAGGGTGAGCGGCATATTCCTGTGGGAGATCGTAGAGTGGGCACCCCCATATTGTGGGAACCCGATCTCCAAGAGCAAAGATTACTGCAACAGGATTGGGAGGAGATAATGGAACTTATCGCCTTAGGTAAAGTGGAAAAACTCACCGCAAGGCATGGCGAAGTGTTGCAACTGCGCCCTAAAGCCGCCAACAGTAAGGCGCTGACACAGAGCATTGCCGAGGACGGTAGCCTTAAAATGACCAATCCACGGGGCTTCTATTTAAAGACCGCTTTTACCGCCATGCTATTAAATAAGGTATTTGGTTAA